The following proteins come from a genomic window of Oncorhynchus masou masou isolate Uvic2021 chromosome 25, UVic_Omas_1.1, whole genome shotgun sequence:
- the acaa2 gene encoding 3-ketoacyl-CoA thiolase, mitochondrial, whose product MSLLRNVFIVSAKRTPFGTYGGVLKDHSATDLAEHASKAALAAGGVAPELVNSVIFGNVMQSSADAPYIARHVGLRCGVPIPVPALTVNRLCGSGFQSIINGAQEICLKDSEVVLCGGSESMSQAPYAVRNVRFGTKFGLDLKLEDTLWAGLTDLHIKIPMGITAENLAVKYEISRDDCDKYAHQTQQRWKAAHEAGHYTAEIAPIDVKAKKGKVPMTQDEHPRPQTTLEQMARLPPVFKKGGTVTAANSSGVSDGAAAVVIASEEAVKEHKLTPLARIVAYHVSGCDPSIMGIGPVPAITEALKKAGLTLQDMDLVEVNEAFAAQYLAVAKALGLDPEKSNADGGAIAIGHPLGASGARITAHLVHELRRIGGKYAVGSACIGGGQGIAIIIENTH is encoded by the exons ATGTCACTGCTCAGAA aTGTGTTTATTGTGTCTGCTAAGCGGACCCCGTTTGGAACCTACGGTGGGGTGCTGAAGGATCACAGTGCAACAGACCTAGCAGAGCATGCCTCCAAGGCTGCCCTTGCTGCTGGGGGAGTTGCACCTGAGCTTGTCAACAGTGTTATCTTTGGAAACGTAATGCAG agCTCTGCAGATGCTCCATACATTGCCCGTCATGTGGGCCTGAGGTGTGGGGTGCCCATTCCAGTGCCTGCTCTCACCGTGAACCGCCTGTGTGGGTCCGGCTTTCAGTCAATCATCAATGGCGCTCAG GAAATATGTTTGAAGGATTCAGAGGTGGTGCTGTGTGGCGGCTCGGAGAGCATGAGCCAGGCGCCATATGCTGTCCGCAACGTCCGCTTCGGAACCAAGTTCGGACTCGACCTCAAG CTAGAGGACACTTTGTGGGCGGGGCTTACTGACCTGCACATTAAGATCCCCATGGGCATCACAGCAGAGAACCTGGCAGTGAAATATGAGATCAGCAGAGACGACTGTGACAAATACGCACACCAGACCCAGCAGAGGTGGAAGGCAG CCCATGAAGCGGGCCACTACACGGCAGAGATAGCACCCATCGACGTGAAGGCAAAGAAGGGCAAAGTACCCATGACCCAGGATGAGCACCCTCGTCCCCAGACCACCCTGGAGCAGATGGCTAGGCTACCCCCTGTCTTCAAAAAGGGAGGAACGGTTACTGCCGCCAACTCATCA GGTGTGTCTGACGGTGCTGCTGCCGTGGTGATAGCCAGTGAGGAAGCTGTGAAGGAGCACAAGCTCACCCCATTGGCAAGAATAGTGGCCTATCACGTCTCCGGCTGTGACCCAAGCATTATGGGAATCG GCCCAGTTCCAGCCATCACAGAAGCCCTGAAGAAAGCAGGTCTCACTCTCCAAGACATGGATCTGGTGGAG GTGAATGAGGCATTTGCTGCTCAGTACCTGGCTGTTGCCAAGGCATTGGGTCTGGACCCAGAGAAGAGTAATGCTGATGGAGGGGCTATTGCCATTGGCCACCCCCTGGGAGCCTCTGGAGCACGCATCACTGCTCACCTGGTCCACGAGCTCAG GCGGATTGGGGGAAAGTATGCTGTGGGATCAGCTTGCATCGGTGGCGGTCAGGGTATCGCCATAATCATAGAGAACACTCACTGA
- the mrpl40 gene encoding 39S ribosomal protein L40, mitochondrial, with product MSIAVSRALCRVLSRQTAVPTNVSSLMGVDGHVSQGPWFASVLTLKTSAPLRAEPKKKKKVDPRREQMVRERLKKKLKKLERVPPELIPIEDFTTPAKYMDETRVRGAPQLPFEESERRALLLKEWSRYKQTQHRAEMEAVGLAVEAQREALEELRLESEELYQAALRPDPLLFPFNHQGPSYTPPKAQYEAPEGKYNNITKVYTQ from the exons ATGTCCATTGCTGTATCGCGTGCCCTGTGTAGGGTATTGTCCCGACAGACTGCAGTGCCAACTAACGTTAG CTCTTTGATGGGAGTGGACGGTCATGTCAGTCAAGGTCCTTGGTTTGCATCTGTCCTCACATTGAAGACATCTGCGCCACTAAG AGCAGagcccaagaagaagaagaaagtggACCCTCGTAGAGAgcagatggtgagagagagactgaagaagaAATTGAAGAAGCTGGAGAGAGTTCCTCCTGAGCTCATTCCCATTGAAGACTTCACAACCCCAGCCAAATACATGGACGAGACCAG GGTGCGTGGTGCTCCTCAGCTTCCCTTTGAGGAGAGTGAACGTCGGGCTCTACTGCTGAAGGAGTGGTCCCGCTACAAACAG ACCCAACACCGGGCAGAGATGGAGGCAGTAGGCCTGGCTGTGGAGGCCCAGAGGGAGGCTTTGGAGGAGCTGAGGCTGGAGTCAGAGGAGCTCTACCAGGCAGCACTGAGGCCAGACCCCTTGCTCTTCCCCTTCAACCACCAGGGACCCAGCTACACACCGCCCAAGGCCCAGTATGAGGCACCTGAAGGCAAATACAACAACATCACCAAAGTCTACACCCAGTGA